CTTGAACTTGCGCCTGCCTGGTTGCCCAATCCACCGGACTATCCCTGTGTGTGCAGGGATCACGATATCACCCGCGCCGCAGGCAATTTCGTGCGTACGCAGGAGCCCATCCTGCGCCACCTCTACCGCGGTGTCAGCACGGGAGCCCCCCTGCGGGCGCGGGAAGCACGGGGCGAATGCCAAGGGAGGCATGGCCGTTCCGGACCACCCGCGTGTGCGGCGAGCACTCGACGCGGCTATACCGTCGTGCTGGGCGACGGGACCACCCCCGCATGCGCGGGGAGCACGCTTACCTGGGCTTCAAGACGCCCGGCCCGATCGGACCATTCCCCTGCGTGCGCGGGGAGCATGCGGTCGACGGCATTGGTGTCGAGTTTCTAGGCGCGTCATCCCCGTATGCGCGGGGAGCACACACCAGACCGAACCATACGCTCTACTAGCGTCGGGCCATCCCGCGTACGGGGCGGATTCCACTCCGGCGCAAACGGCCTCGGCACGAGGCCGCCTGGACCTTAACGACGTGTTCCGCGGCCGACCAAAGCGTAAGGCACAACCTGCATACCTGTGCGATGATCCATTAGCCGGGATGCCCTTCCGGTACAAACTGTATGCGGGGGTGAATGACATGGATTCGGTGTCCTTGATCGTGGCTGCGCTGGCGGCCGGGGCGCTGAAAGGCGCCGGAGAGACCGCGTCGACCGCGATCGCGGATGCATATCGCGGATTGAAGGGTGTACTGACGCGCCGGTTCGCGGGCAACCCGCGCGCCGAGTTGGTGGTGGCTGAGCACGCAAACGATCCACAAACGTGGGAGGCGCCGATGGCCGCGGTGGTCCGCGACTGCGGAGCAGACCGCGACGACGACGTCCTGGCAGCGGCGCGGAAACTGTTGGAACTGACCGATCCTGCGGGTGCTCGGATTGGCAAGTACGTGGTCGATGCGAGGGGCTCCAATATCGGAGCCGTCGGTGACCACGCCCATCAGTCCAATGTTTTCGGTGCGCCACCCACCGGGAACTGACCAACCACAACGGGTTTCGGTCATGGAGCAGCACAGTGAACCGCCGACTAATGCGACGGTCAACGCTCCGCGCGCAAACATCGGGGCAATCGGCGACCACGTCACCCAAATCAACAACTACTTCACGATCGCTGACCAGTCGGAGCGACCCTCAACCGAGGAACCGACCGCACCACCGTCACCGGCACCGAACGGGCCGGGATTCTCCGGCGCGAGCTCGACCTCTACGTCCGATTGTTCGCTCAGCGCCACCGTTCCCGGCATGCTACGGCGACATGTCGCTCGAACCGAGCTTATGGAGCGTGTGAGATCTCGTTTGGTGCCTGGGGCCAGGGTGGGTTTGTGGGGCATGGGCGGCGCTGGGAAGACAACGCTGGCCGCCATGCTCGCGCGAGATGCCGGGGTTCAAGAGGTATTCGACCGCATCGTGTGGGTCGCCGTTACCCGCCAGGAAGAGCCTGCTCACATACAGGAACGAGCACTCAGGCTGCTCGACTATGTGGGTCGAGACGGCAAGCCGGTGCACCCGACATCTATTCAGGACGGCCAAGACCGTCTGACACAAGCACTTTCGAATCAATTGACGCTGCTTGTCCTCGACGATGTCTGGGATGTGGGTGTCCTACAGGCACTCGACGTGCCCGGCACACAGTTCGCGTTGCTGCTCACCACCCGGAACAAGGGCATTGCCGCGAGCATTGATGACGGTAATGAAGATGACGACCCTCCCGAGGTAGCGCAGCTCGAGATGGATCAGGCTTTGACATTGCTGGGGGACTGGACGAAAACCCCCGTCGATCAGCTTCCGCCAGAAGCGGATTCGCTGTGCATCATGGCAGGGTGCCTGGCACTGGGTGTCGCGCTCGTCGGCGGCATGGTCAACGATCGCAAAGGCCAGACACAGAAGTGGCAGAAGGTGCTGAGTCTGCTCGAAGTCGGCCGAGGCGGGGCGATCGAGAGCGAGCAGCGCGCTGACCACTATCAATATTCCAGCGTCGAGGTCGCGATCTCGGTCAGTATCGACGATCTGGACCCAGCGGCTCGGGACCGATATCGCGAACTCGCTGTCTTTGCCGGGCGCGGCGGATTCCCTGACAGCGCGGTGAACGCCCTATGGGCGCCCGCCGGACTCAACGCAGGGGACGCCAACACCTTGCTGACCAAGTTCATTAACCGCTCCCTGGTGCAGACGACCCCCGACGAGCGATACACCCTGCACGACCTCGAGTTCGATGTCGCCACCAAACAACTGAGCGCCGGTGAAGAAGGGATCAAGGCCGCCCACCAGCGCCTGCTCGAAGGCTATAAGTCTCGGACTCACCAGCCACTGGCCGACTGCCCGGACGACGCCTACCTTCCGCGGAATCTTGCTTTCCACCTTGCAGCTGCGCAGAGCCTAGAGCTGAACAAACTGCTGGTGAGTTTCGCGTGGATGGAACGTCGGCTTGCAGAGGCAGGCATCAGCGACCTGCTTATCGACTATTCGCATTACACCCAGGGATGGCCTTCGCCGACGACCGTCGAGACGGTGCACGGTGCCCTTCAGCTGTCGGCCGCTGCGTTGGCTGATGATCCGGATCTGCTTGCAGGCCAGCTCATTGGGCGTCTACTGGACGACTCGCGGCCGAAGATCAGTGCGCTGCTGAGTTCCATCCGTAGGTCCTCCGATCGCCCCTGGCTGTGCCCCCGAACTCCCGAAAGCCTCACAGGGCCCGGTGGGCCACTCACCCGCACCCTACTGGGCCATGTCGGGCGAGTGACCACGGTCGCGGTAACCACAAACGGTCGCTACATCGTGACAGGCAGCGACGACCGGACAGTAAAGGTATGGGTATCCACCACCGGACATCTCGAACGCACAATCCCGGCTCACAACAAACCGGTCACCGCGGTGGCGGTCACGGTTGACGGTTTGCGCATCGTGAGCGGCAGCGCTGACAGGACTGTGAAAGTGTGGATTCTGGACGGCGGACGCGAGCAGCGCGACGCGATCCCTGCCGGACATGTCTATGCTGTGGCGGTGGCCGACGACGACCGAATTGTCGTCGGCGGCGGGGACAAAGACCTGCAGGTGTGGACGTGGACACCGCAGAGCAAGTGGCTGGATTCCCGCCTGAGATGCGGCCACAGTTCGTATGTGAAAGCCGTGGCCGCCGCGGCCGAGGGTCGATATCTCGTGTCCGGCAGCGATGACGGGAGCCTGTGCGTCTGGGATCTGAACAGCGACAACCCGATAAATCTGCCGCGATTGTCCGGAGCCGTTGAAGCGGTGGCGATTTCCGCTGACGGACGATACGTCGTTGCTGGCGGAAGCGACGGCACGGTACGGGCATGGAACTTGTACAGTGCGGCCCCCGAGGTCATCCTGAGTACGCGCACTGCGAGGATCCATGCAGTGGCGATTACCAGTGACGGCAAGCACGTCCTCACCGCCGGCCAAGACCAGATCGTGCGAGTCTGGGACCCCGCCACCAACGAAGTAGTGCGCGAACTGCCCGGCCACACCAGCGATATCGAGGCGCTCGCGATTACTCGCGATGACCGATACCTAATCTCCGGTAGCCATGATCGGACGGTGCGGGTCTGGGATTTGACCGTCGAGGGCATCGAACCATTCGGGCACGACGCACCGGGCGAAATCAGGGCTATGGCCTTCAGCGCTGATGGTCGTTGCCTGGTCTGGGCTGGGGACGATCAGCCCATCAGCGTCCGCGATCTTCCTGACGGCGCGGTGAGACATCCACTGAATCACGTTGTGGGGCACGGTGATGCAGGATCGATAAAGGCGGCGGCGCTCAGCCCCGACGGTCAGCGCTTGATCTGTGCTGGATATGCCTGGCCCTTCAGTGTCTGGGATCTGTCCACCGGGCAATGCCTGCACATCCCCGATGATGCTGGCAGAGGGATCAATGCAATCGCTGTCTGCGCCGACAATCGGTATGTCGTAACCGGCGGTAGTGACAAGATCGCGCGGTTGTGGACGGTGCGACACAACGGCACCCTCGATCTGAAACTCAAAATGCCGGATCAGAACCACAACTCGAAGGGCGCTGAGGTCTATGCGGTAGCTATCACTCCTGATGCTCGATGGGTTGTTACCGGCGGCCACGACAAGATCGTTCGAGTGTGGGATGCGGAAACCGGAGAGCAGAAGCAGCAGCTACCCAGCCGCTCTGGGCGCGGTCACCGCGGCCGGATCACTGCTTTGGCGGTGACCAGCGACAGTCAGTACATCGTCTCGGCCGGCCACGACAAGGACATTCTGGTCTGGCGTATCGGCCACGATTGCCCGGTGCGTGTCCTGGAGGGTGACGCGGAACAGACTCACACACTGGCGATAACCGCCGACGACAAGCACCTCATCTCCGGCGGTAGCGACAACGCGGTGCGACTGTGGGATCTGGCGCGCGGGCAGGAGCTGGCGCACTGGGTCACCGACGCCGTGCCCGTCACCGCCTGCGTGGCCCACCCGACCGACCGCTGGTCGCTGGCGTACGGAGATGGTTCAGGTCGGGTAGCGATCTTGTCATTACGCGGGCCTAGTCAGAAGTAGCCAACTCCCCTGTCCCCCAGCAATATTCGCTCAATCGATACGTTTGACGAGTATCAGACCGCATCCATATGCCTTGGCATGGCCGAGTCCGCCGACGATTGTGTTGACGAAGACATGCGGATCGGTGATCGTCA
This sequence is a window from Nocardia yunnanensis. Protein-coding genes within it:
- a CDS encoding NB-ARC domain-containing protein, giving the protein MEQHSEPPTNATVNAPRANIGAIGDHVTQINNYFTIADQSERPSTEEPTAPPSPAPNGPGFSGASSTSTSDCSLSATVPGMLRRHVARTELMERVRSRLVPGARVGLWGMGGAGKTTLAAMLARDAGVQEVFDRIVWVAVTRQEEPAHIQERALRLLDYVGRDGKPVHPTSIQDGQDRLTQALSNQLTLLVLDDVWDVGVLQALDVPGTQFALLLTTRNKGIAASIDDGNEDDDPPEVAQLEMDQALTLLGDWTKTPVDQLPPEADSLCIMAGCLALGVALVGGMVNDRKGQTQKWQKVLSLLEVGRGGAIESEQRADHYQYSSVEVAISVSIDDLDPAARDRYRELAVFAGRGGFPDSAVNALWAPAGLNAGDANTLLTKFINRSLVQTTPDERYTLHDLEFDVATKQLSAGEEGIKAAHQRLLEGYKSRTHQPLADCPDDAYLPRNLAFHLAAAQSLELNKLLVSFAWMERRLAEAGISDLLIDYSHYTQGWPSPTTVETVHGALQLSAAALADDPDLLAGQLIGRLLDDSRPKISALLSSIRRSSDRPWLCPRTPESLTGPGGPLTRTLLGHVGRVTTVAVTTNGRYIVTGSDDRTVKVWVSTTGHLERTIPAHNKPVTAVAVTVDGLRIVSGSADRTVKVWILDGGREQRDAIPAGHVYAVAVADDDRIVVGGGDKDLQVWTWTPQSKWLDSRLRCGHSSYVKAVAAAAEGRYLVSGSDDGSLCVWDLNSDNPINLPRLSGAVEAVAISADGRYVVAGGSDGTVRAWNLYSAAPEVILSTRTARIHAVAITSDGKHVLTAGQDQIVRVWDPATNEVVRELPGHTSDIEALAITRDDRYLISGSHDRTVRVWDLTVEGIEPFGHDAPGEIRAMAFSADGRCLVWAGDDQPISVRDLPDGAVRHPLNHVVGHGDAGSIKAAALSPDGQRLICAGYAWPFSVWDLSTGQCLHIPDDAGRGINAIAVCADNRYVVTGGSDKIARLWTVRHNGTLDLKLKMPDQNHNSKGAEVYAVAITPDARWVVTGGHDKIVRVWDAETGEQKQQLPSRSGRGHRGRITALAVTSDSQYIVSAGHDKDILVWRIGHDCPVRVLEGDAEQTHTLAITADDKHLISGGSDNAVRLWDLARGQELAHWVTDAVPVTACVAHPTDRWSLAYGDGSGRVAILSLRGPSQK